From Populus alba chromosome 16, ASM523922v2, whole genome shotgun sequence:
ttgtgaacctgaaaataaataaaaataataaaataataattagttgttcataaattatgttataagtataaaaaaactaaaaccgaaACAAACTTATATTGAAAGGTCATCCTTCCAATGTGTCTATTATTTGCGGGTGAATTGACCCCGTTATGAAGGCATACTGCCTCTGCGGTGTGAAATCGCGTTGGAAGAGGCAACATCACGAGTGGCCgcaggtgcctcttcttgatcaGTACCTAAGGATAAATCATTCTCTTTGCTAGAAAAACTAGTTGCAACTATATGCTGACAACGTGTTGTTGATTTCTTTCAACGCATTTACACAAATTTATACTtataattgtcataacccaaattttgaacaaataataaaatgaggttaagacaacaaattttaaagtttagggataaaattatcagatttgagaataatttggtcagaaattgaagaattaataagttgggaaatttatttaaaattttgattagtttaattaatgaaattagaagaattaataagtttggggacttaattaaactttgatttaattaattaaataaattcagggacttaattgaaatttatccaaaaaagggcaaaattgaaagaattaattaaaaaatgaatttgaaaaataacccaaaataaCTTGTAACATAAGATAgtgtttattatattaaaaaaaagctatggAGTGTAGAATATGAAACTTAGTCGGAGTTGTACTTATATTATTTGGTTGATGAAAGACAAggtaagataaaatataaaaagagcttgttttattatcattatcaaacTTACAATGtttgaaacaataaataaaaatcaatatttctactttaatttataataagtataaaaattttttatctaacttaaaatgataatatctCTACTCATCAAAATtaggttaatattttttgtaattattatcgaaaaaaataatcatttttaaaataatagtatagttaaattatgttttctcaatcattaaacaaaaattaagtgTTAAATATTTCTTAACTTTGAAGTGGTTCAACCAAGTAttagaatatttatttcttaaaaaaaaatatgttcgaAGAAATATCAGACAAGTTTCAAATGAATAATTGCAATTCAATAAGAGCAccaattgagtttggtttgaactaaatagaaattaatcaaattatgaaGGAATAGGACACGTGGAGACATGGAGGGGGGATagcttaataattaattaacgcCCCTTTGCATCTGGACGTGGAGCCATGGGAAACGGATAGGATCGGACACGGTTTGCAATATATTGTCATTATCTTTCTTTGTCCACGTGGAGCCAGACAAAGCTCACCATTCTGAAATGCAAACGATGCTCAAGTTGCAGTATTTccgaataaaaataaaaccgtGTTGccattgtttatttgtttcttgaaaCTATTTTACAGTCgacactttttatttttggtctattttcttttttcaaaaaaaaaacaagtggatttaattatttttaatcattcaaATAACATtctcaatctaataatttaaattgttaagcaagatcataaaatataatttatattattttttaacagatCCTCTCAAGTAAAAGTCATTTGAGTTTAAAACTTGTATAGAccctcattattttatatttattttttatcaaataaattaggATGATAaaattcgaactcgtgaccgtttagtcatcaaagctctgataccatatcaaaaaaccatctcaacccaataacttaaattattaagtgagatctcaatatatgatttatattatttttttaacatgatcttatatttatattatttctatatttatCCACTTGAAATACTAACCAAgacgttaattaaaaaaataaattgtgtcttgaatatatttttactcgttgaaaaatttttatattgttcaGAAAATAGttagtgattttttattagttattttttaaatttattttaaaaaaatacaactaagaaaaaaaaactctaaataaaaatattcttatctcttttaataaattattaattatatctttttttttatctatatccatttctttttttataataaatatctaataaaatatctttaattttcaCCATGAGATATTTCCCGATCCACCCAAACACTCCACCTGCCCGCCTCCCTCGCTGTCTTTTGTTATGGTTGTACCGTACGCGCAGAATTGAACTTGCGAAGAAGGACAgagcctttttatttatttatttaaagacaCGGCATGCCATATGTTAACTGGCACTATAAAATACGAACACCATTCCTCTGAAAGACTAGTTCTGTCACCCACCATCAAGACCTGCATAATATAGAAATTTAGcaatttttctttctgtttattTCTTCaagtaatattttgtttctgtgatTATGGCTACTGGGCACGCACCAGGCAACCCCATTCCAGCTGTGAGAAAATACCCGCCGGTGGAGCATCCAGTGGTGGTAATAGGGCCACAGTACCTGACACAGTACCCTGTTGAGCTCGCCGTGTCTACAAAGCTATGGACTCTTGGAGAGAATGATTTTAAGGTGTCTGACATTAATGGCACCCTCATCTTCCAGATCAAGAGTAAAAAATTAAGCCTACATGATCGTCGTTTTCTGAAAGATGCAGCTGGTAACACCCTTGTGAATCTCAGGCAGAAGGTATGTTTAATTGCTCTCTGTCATttgttctcttctttttcaatcTAACCATCACAACAACGATATGATTCAATCTGATATCGATTTCTTACCGCgtgtttaatttatcattttctccAGATAAGGACCATGCATCGGAGGTGGGAGGCTTTTAGAGGAGAAAGCAAGGAGGAGAAAGATTTGCTTTTCACAGCCAAGAAATCAAAGTTGTTCCAATTCAAGACTGACTTAGACGTGTTCTTGGCTAACAACAAAGGAGACGTCCCTGATTTCAAGGTCAAAGGAGGCTACAGAGAGAGTTCCTGCTCTGTATTTCTTGGAGATTCCAATACCATGCTGGCACAGGTAACATTAACAAAACTTATTTCTGAAATATGAcaatattgaataaatttaacCAGATTCATCTTCTCACATAGAACTATATGCCTGTGGCTGAGGATGTCGTAGAAACACCCCACATTTCATTATATCATTTACATTAAAAcctattattgttttaatcaaGAAAGTTGTCTTCATAATTAATAGCTCATCCCAGTATATATTGTCTTGTTATGTGAACGCAGATGCATAGAAGACACACTCTCGCGAGTACTATTTTGGAGACAGATCGTTTTGGAGTGACTGTGTATCCTAATGTTGATTATGCCTTCATAGTAGCTCTTGTGGTGATTCTCGACGAGATCAATGCGGATCGTAGTGGAGAAGATTAAATACAACTCTTGGAGTGGTTCTTGATGATATCAATTAATGCAGATCGTAGTGGCGAAGActgaatataatataatttttttgttttattacgaGTGAAGTTCTCAAGTTTAATTGTTCTttcattgtaaaattaaatGCAATTCATGTTTTATTGCTTTTCCTTAATGTAAAAATGTTTGCCTTGTGGGTGAAATAAAGAGTAAATAGAATGAAACAACTTGCAagttttttcactttaataCACGGGAAGTTAAATAGAACGAAACAACAGTCCCTCAACTTGTAAGTTTTTTCACTTTAACCCTTAAATCGTTTAATTAGCATTGTAATCTacctaataaatttagtttttaaccCTTGAATCCAACGGATCTTCCTGAAGTATTAAATGCTAATAGATAAGAGAATTGTGTTGTGAAATTGAAGTCCTTCAAGTTTAGAATTAGTTCAGTGTGATTTTTAAACTCCAAAGCCTTTGTTTGAAGCTCTTCTCAAGTCCAAATCTGACCGTCATATGAAAACAAAGTGAACTATTAATTAATTCcataaaatatttcttcatttattttttgcaattggTACTTGATTATTTAGCCCTTGGAGTGTTTGGGATAAAGATGTGATGAggtgtgattgattttttttaagtataactttttaaaaacataaatcataCATCactgaaagcaaaaaaatatatgttttttttttttttatgtgattttcatttaaacaaaaaacccaACCACATTATCACACCTTTATTCCAAACATACCCTAATATCCATCGGTTATTATGTCTGtgtacaattaatttttatttaataataactcTCCTTAAGTTAAGAATTAAGAATTGATGAACAAAATTGTGATACATGgactagatatatttttatcccACAATCTTTCACGTGTCGAGATTTTATAGGTCAATCCATAATATCTAACAGATGGATGAAGTATATGTATATCGAAATTCCTTTTTACTTCGAGGACCCAATAAAACATTTTGTAATTAGCAGAGGGATGAAGTATATCGaaattcctttttatttgagGACAAGGATACCCTCCAATTAGATTATGCatcaaattaaacttaaacCTTACTTAATTTAGActatttaaatcttatttatcACAGATTTAATGATAATATAGACGGCATGATAAGTTTAACACAttgatttttagggttttgactGGTAATAAATTCTTTTATCATTCATTCATTCACGTCGCCTTCAAAAAAGAACATTTGCTTCAAATAATTAACCTAGAAtccaaaaaataacattgtgAAATAAGATTTGCATGCACAAAACGAAATTAGCAGCTTAATTAGTTGACATagtaaattaaattactagtttaTTACTATCatagttagattttaaaaaacaacccgagttaactttttaaaccctTGATCCAAATCATGAGGACTGGATCACTACACagagaaaaattataaagctaaattacaaaccaacttaatgttaaagggtaaaatttaaaaaaagaacccaagaaaaaaataacagtcaaaataatgattaaaattgatataaaaacaaaatgaaatgacATCTGTTAATTTTAGCTGGGATAGCACGAATcccaaataaagaaaagagtaaagagggagagaaggaaaaaatatcaatgttgTCTAACCGATGGATAGAACATGATGTGCCACTTCAGATAACACAATGGATGAGCATTTTTTGCCACTAAAGGAGGGCGCATGTACTGCTTGAACGCAGCAGGTCTCCTCCACGGGCTGGCACATGCGGTGCACATGCCAGCCTAGTTAGTTTGCCCATCCACCCTAATccaatatcattttttagttttgattttggttgcttaaaatttaattgttttacatcaatgaaattttatttttcttatcaaagcGAGCATTAAACGAGTATCAAAACCCCATATATAGGCAAAAGCAACAAACTACAAAGTAAGTGCTTCTCACTTGTAAATCATGTGATGAGTTCTAATAGATTTTTCTCAAAATCTTGTCATAACAATGGATTAGAAACTTAACTTGATCGGATTTCAAACATTTTAAGCAAACTGATTTATGTTTAgatttgaataatattaaatgataatggAGAGAATAAACCATTTGAGATGcgaactaattttaaaaatatcctaGCTTATATCAAGTtaagaaaaatgttaaatattaaaaataaatcccaGAAAATCATATGCTATTATATGATACAATGATGGATCCTGTTAATAATCGAACgtcacatattttatatttaacctTATTCTAGTGTAATATTAACAATCAcaagtccttttcttttcaaatagtaTATCGTCACTTCCGATTCCTCTCCACTATTTAAATTACtaggtttgtttgtttttttttttgggttaaaatctaataaatcggttctttatttgttgtttagcttagtaattcttattttattttgtttcagagGTGGTTGCATTGTTTAGCTAAAACAGTAGCTAAATAAACCACCACTTGAAAGTTGAGGGGTTAAGTCTCTATTTAGGATTGCAGCCtaggttgataaaaaaataaaaaataaatatttaaaattaacttttttatatttttatatcattctgttttaatatattaatataaaaaataattgttatagaCAAAACATCCCGAGTGACAATCGGCTACAAATTAAGGAAGGCTAACACATCATCACTTGCTAAGTAATGAGATTAGTATATATAAATCATGGattacaaaatcaaatgtttattaGGAAATGTTtgataatacaatttaaaaattccCACTGGTCAGGAAGGGGTCAATAATTCCATGAAGGAATACTAATAGAAACATAAGACATGATGTTCTTTCCTGCCTCCATCATTGCCATTAAGTAGTAAGAGTAGTATTGTCTGAAAAGAAACAAAGGTTATATAAAAACTTGGTCCACGCTTACTTAGTGATGACTGATTATGTAGGTTAGTTTTCTATTGCTTAGTGATAGTGTGAGAAgatgtaatatttaaataggtgggcctttaaatatatttgttgttCATTGACTTTACAAATATCCCACTCGAACACAATgttgtgtataaataatttatttaaaataaaaatagtatgaaatataaaattaaaaaaataatttattaaagataTGATGGAAATTAGAAGTTAACACCTACCTATAATCTTCGAAATCCTACATCGATATAAGGTTTCCAATCAGGATGTTTGGAAAGTTGActccattaaaataatagaatctATATCAATGATTTAAACGCCGCTGTTATTACCCGGGCGGTCTCAATATTTgtgaacatgaaaataaataaaaaataataaaatactaattagttgttcataaattatgttataagtataaaaaaactaaaacagaaacaaacttacattgaaaggttatTCTTCCCATGTGCCTGATACTTACAGGTGAATTGACCCCGCTGTGAAGGCACTCCGCCTCTGCGCTGTAAAACTGCGCTGGAAGAGACAACATCGCGAGTGGGTGCAGGTGCCTTTACTTGATCGCCGCCTAAGGATAAGTACTCATCGTTGCTAGAAAAACTAGCCGCAACCATTTATTGATGATGTGTTGTTGATTTCATTCTATGCATTTACACAAATTTATAcgaataattacataattaaattcaattattttaaaaaaattcaacaacacCTCCCCTATGCTAGAGACTACCCAAAGTtttcaaacctgcaaatattgacAATAGCCACAGACCAATTGACTCCAttgaaaaatcttatatataacCTAGCATCTAtacaaatttaacaataaaataaagcaaaaaaaagtaacatttaattttatatattcaacTAATATCCATAGaaattcatcaataataattgaaattaatggAAGTAATCAAACACATATCaagcaataatagagtaaaattgagataaaataattaaatttaatcatatattttcaattactatttacaagtaaattcaagaataacaattaaaattcaacaagataatcaattattatggaaataaaaacaataaaataggcaacaaattaaaaaaaaaaaaactataggctttaggaatgaaaaatgCTTATCTTAATAGTGTATTTATTTCTAGACTTTATCTacatataatacaaaaaaaaaaaaacaaaaatatattgttatttttatattttttttattttgatgtgatgatatcaaaaataaattttttaaaaaaattattattttaatatatttaaaaattaaaactatttaaaaaacaattattatctcAGACAAAATATCCCGAGCGACAATCTCAATACAAGGGGCTACAAAGGAAGCCTAACACATCATCACTTGCTAATTAATGAGATTAGTATATATAAATCATAGAtgacaaaatcaaatgtttattaGGAAATGTTTgctaatacaatttaaaaattccCACTGGTCAGGAAGGGGTCAATAATTCCATGAAGGAATACTAATAGAAACATAAGACATGATGTTCTTTCCTGCCTCCATCATTGCCATTAACTAGTAAGAGTAGTCTTATTGTCCGAAAAGAAACAAAGGTTATATAAGAACTTGGTCCACGCTTACTCTCTataatgtaaattaaaatattactcTAAATTGTGTCTTAGATTTCCTCTCATccactaaaaaaacacaaggaaaTCAGCGCCTATGCGCAGGCTTAAGGTGAACATGGGTTTAggtaaaattataaatggaatgtttttaaaataatactttttttttttaatttttaaaaattatttttgacatccacacatcaaaatgatttaaaaatatcaaaaaaatattaatttgaagcaaataaaaaaaattaaatctttttaaaaacaattttaaaacacaaaaacaagtgGCTATTATCTCTCTCTACCCTCTAGCCTCGCCTCTACCCCTACCTTCAAATTATccgaataaaattataaaatgaactCAAAAAgggcattaaaataaaaagaaaagatttgctCTCTAcattaaaaattgaatgaaaagtAGCAAAAGCCATGGCCAGATTCTCACTCTTCTATTCTTATGTGCAAACCCATGTAATTTACTGTGTAtttgaaagttgaaaatatttatttaaaatgatttttatctaaattaatgtagttttttatgattttaacattttttatattttaacaataattCTTTCATATTCGCCTTTTAGGCATGCTATTACCGTTACCAAATTAAGTTGTAgctctgtttttttaaagtggttttaaaaaaaaattaaattaataatttttaagtgtTATTATGTAATGTATTTTAGGGgggaaatcatttttaaaaatatttggtgcataatattttctaaaagtattttttatctaaagaatatattaaaataatttttttattatttttatttttaacatcagcacatcaaaataactttaaaagtATACCTTATGAAAGCGATAAGGACGAATATGAGAATATGGGTTTCGGAGGGCTAGACTAACCCAACCCATAGGGGCGTATGAggatatatcaaaataatttttttatttttaatatcaacacattaaaataattgaaaaacactaaaaaatataaattttatattttttcaagtaaaaactacttttaaaatgcatcaaaaaatAGAAGTTAACGCACTATTAAACAGTCACTTAATTAGAAACCATTCTATCATTATTAGGGTCTATTTGAAAGTTTGAtaaagattgtttttcaaaatattttttactcgaaaagacattaaaataatatattttttattttttaaaatttatttttaatattgacgcattaaaacgataaaaaaacaaaaaaaatcaaaaattttcaaaagaatagTTTGAGCGCACTCTCAAACACATCCTTAGATCTCGTTTGGGACTGCGTTTGCATTAgagtttcaaaaaatttaaaaacatttttacttaaaattaattttttttaatgttttttagtctttttgaTGTGTAGATgtccataattgtttttaaataaaaaattattttgattaatattcaagaaaaaatgtatttttaagtggGTTTTGTGATATTAGTATATATGTAGTGTtggttgatgatttttttatttcttttttatcagcCAGCCAAGGATGTAGTGAAAGCTTTGAAAAAAAGGTTGCAGCACAAGAGCCCTAGAGTCCAACTACTTGCTTTGacggtacttttttttttccccttgaatttagtaatttttctattttttcataatttttcatttcctttattttttttttgtatttgaacaCTAGAGCTTGTTTGTGAGAattcatctatttatttttgcaccACTACATgcatttgaattatgtatttggGATTCGTGGAAGCTGTTGTTTataaagttctttttttttttttggtgtttttggaGTTAAattatcatgttattttttttttgtaatcattGTAGAAAAGATaatcatttcttaaaaaactttagtatagtttaaattatgttttactcaatcattaaacaaatattaattgttaaatATTTCTTAACTTTGAAGTGGTTCAATCATGTgtcaagatatttatttaaaaaaaaaattcaagaaatcttAGACAAGTTCCAAATGAATAATCGCAATTCAATGAGTGCACTAATTAAGTTTGGTTTGAAACTAAATAGAAATCATGAAGGAAAGAAGGTTAAAGACacctttttacaaaaaaattataagaagttAATTAAGATATAATGCATGCAATAAGTCTTAGTAATAGATACATGGATaatccatcatttttttatggctAAAAGGACATTTCAATCCATAAAAGTTATTATAAGTATGGATCGTTTTATATGAAATCAGAAATGTCTGATTTGTAGATATGTTTTTAAGCTTGGTTCAGGAGCTATTTCATGGTCAAGTAAtatgattgaaaaaattattgaagaactTTACCTGAAGAGACAAGAGCCTACAGTAATTTTttgtgataattaattaataattacactctaaaataaatatagttcTACATAGTcatttattgtaaaattaagtGAAGAATAAGTTGCTGATATGTTCACCGCGACTCTAAAATTGAAGTTGTTTGTGAAACACATAGGATTACTTGGTATTTGAACTCAGGAACTCAAgtgaattgttgaaaaaaaacaaactatggTTGTTCCCGTGCGGCTGGGCTAtgcttttttttaacttgaatttgtttttgcttcaaattatatttttatgtttttatattattttaatgtattaatattaaaaataagtttaaaaaattattattttaatatatttctaaataaaaaatgctttaaaaaaataataaccaccACTATatcaaacattataaaaaaaagaagtcactGTAACGTTTTGATGTGTtccaagttgaaaaataataaccacCACAATGCTCCAAGTTGCAGTATTTACGACTAAAAATCAAGCTGTGTTGccattgtttatttgtttcttgaaatCATTTTGCAGTtgactttttttgtttggtctatttaaaaaaaaaaaaaacaaatggatatGTCacttttgattattgttttcaGAAAAAACAATAGTGAAAATGAAATCCTCATGTGCctcttattttaaaatgaaaaagaaaattgccctaaaaatattttaaaaatagatttatttttaaaatataattaattcctTGAATACACGCCATAAGATTTTTCCCGATCCACCCAAAGACTCCACCTCCCCCCTCCCTCGCTGCCAAATACACGtcataagatttttaaaatatagggccgtttttttgttttatttaaggaCAT
This genomic window contains:
- the LOC118056129 gene encoding protein LURP-one-related 15 codes for the protein MATGHAPGNPIPAVRKYPPVEHPVVVIGPQYLTQYPVELAVSTKLWTLGENDFKVSDINGTLIFQIKSKKLSLHDRRFLKDAAGNTLVNLRQKIRTMHRRWEAFRGESKEEKDLLFTAKKSKLFQFKTDLDVFLANNKGDVPDFKVKGGYRESSCSVFLGDSNTMLAQMHRRHTLASTILETDRFGVTVYPNVDYAFIVALVVILDEINADRSGED